The nucleotide window gcatgtgcctatatatacacacatctgtaTTTACGTACAATAGTCAAAGTCTTAAAGGCTGGGGCTTATATCTTTGCccgtcccctccccccaacaaccCTAATAGAAAGGTTTTTCGttttgcttaaaaaaacaaaacaaaacaacaacaacaacaacaaaacagaaccaaaaaggCTGTATAGCTCTTAACAGTTATGCTGGTGGATCAGTGAATGACACGACAGATTGGCGCATCAGGGCGGCTGGTCAGCCACGTAGGGAAGGGGATTAGCTGCCTGGGGCTGAGTTTGCTGGTCCTGAAGGTTACAGTTTTGGTTAGAGAGAGGCCTGTCTAGCATTCGGTCTACCTCAAGATTTGAAAGTCGTGTCTAACCCTGGTGTCAGTTTATCACAAGCGCATTAAAAATATAGAGATCTATTAAGTTCCACATTTATATGCTATCAAATTGAAAAGGACCAGACAAACAGTGCAAAGGTCAaataattactattttatattgGGACAGTACATTTCATAtttcaaccaaaagacaaaaatgCAGTTTAACTCAAAGGCACAAcaattaaaacacagaaaataatggCATCTCTCAGATGccttatttctaaattaaacaaacaaatacacaagttttgttcccttccctcccccaatgCAAGCCCACAAGCTTTTGCCAAAGTCTTGAGTTTTCGATGCCGTACAGGATCTAGCATCGTGGACTTGTGAGGCGCTTGAATGTAGCAATTAAAATGCTTGCGAGGTCTAGCGAATGGCATTCGAAAGGGACCTCAAAGTGCAGGTATATCTTTTTCAAACATGTTACAGGCTGAGCTGGCTCTTTGAACACTATCACTCTGCTTAAATTCAGGAAGCAggctttaaaaatgcaaaaggcATACAAGTTGTATTTCAGTGCAAATCTTCAGCTGGTAATTGGAAAAGAttccaacaataataaaaaaaaatcctttgtgtcacctgcccctccccccacccaaacctgaaatggagagaaaaacagaacaaaacaaaaacagaagaattaCAGATGACTTTGGAATCATTTAGGAATCACTActtccaattaaaaaattttaatacattaagaaatcaataaaaagaaaaaataaacacaaaagtaaTCTTTGTTTCGACTGTTCTTCACGTCCAGAATGAGCTTCCGTGAGGAGTGCGTTTGAGCTTTTAGTCGTGGGCAAGGAAGAGGCGCTGAGGAGGTGAGTCTGGGGCCGGGGAGACCACAGGCCAGCGGGGGGCACAGGCGCCGCCGCTACTGGTTCAGCCAGGGAGCCCTTAAGTTGCAGTGCGGCTGTGGATTTAGGAATGTTCTCATCACTTTGTGACACACGCTCTGTTTCAGCGTCACAGGTTTTACAACTGGTTTGAATTCAATGAAAAAGATTCACCAGAGGCTGAAAGCATCGAGACCTCAAAACTATGAATGCAAAAGTATTAAGGGGAAATGAACCAATTCTGTAGATACCTACATACAAAGTTTCTAGAACATCTATAAAAGCACAGTCAtaagaatttattttccattacattagtttatataaaatgaataaatagtatttatagatttaatgtgtcttatgtacatatacatgtgcTCTGTTTTAGCTTAAATAAAAATGCTACAAAGTGGGAGGCCACTTAAGGGAGAAAtcataaccaaaaagaaaaatcagcctTTTAAACTATTAACCCAAAAGCCTCCATAAAGAAGTTTCTGGGTGTGTCCAAAAATAATCAATAAGGAGAGGAATTGTAGTAACACTGTACCATCCCCTCCCGTTCACctgcaacagagagtagaaaTGTAGACTTCTCCTTGCACTGATGATGGACACTAGCTCAGCTAGTGCCAAAGCTCAGTTATTGCTGCAAGTTAAACAGCAAAATAGATTAGAATTGGACCAAATGTCacttatttggggaaaaaaaccaaaaacaaaacaaaagaggcaTAATCAGTTTGTGTTAAGTGGGAAATGGAGATCTCATTTATCTctgaggtaggaaaaaaaaatgttccagagACAAGGACCATAACCGACTTGGAGGGGAAATGTGCCTTGGGAGAGCAGGACACAGCATGGTCCCAAGGACAGCGCACAAAAATAGACTGTACCGTTCTGTTCGTGAGAACAAACGATGCTGGAACTTTTATAAGCTGTGCTACCCCAAAGACGTGCTCGCAAGGGGTCCGTTTGAGAGTGAGAAATACTGCGGCCATCCACACGCGGGTCGGGGGCGTTGGCGCGGGACGTGTGTGAAGGGTGTGTTTTCTGGAGGTATTCCTGCCTGCTCACAGGCGGTGAGGGCCATGGTTAAGCGCTCTTAAATCCCACTTTCAAAGCTTACTTTGGAGTTCTGAGATCAGGATCTCaactttaaaagttttgtttccTTCAGTTTCCTAAGCACAAGACACATTCGGACATTTCCGCTAGGCAAGTCACAGAGGAAGCCAGAAAACTTCAGGGAAGGTCTGGTAGACTACACGGGGACAGTAAATAAGGGGGAAATTGCCGAGATGTGAGTAAGTGCTTATCCCGTCTAAGAATTCTTGGGTGCTTCAAAGTGATTGGAATGTACAGTCTGTCAGAGACGAATTtttatggagagaaagagagaagctaGAGGATGCAGTCAGAAACCCACAATCCTGGGGACGAGTGGCATTCGGCCACCCCAGACTGAGCAGTAACGGGTCGGTGACGCCCTCAGGTGTCCAGGCTGcactgactggctcagcgtgtgcctaccctacgccAGCAGGCGCGGGGGCCCGCTCAACCCCATTCAAGATGGGGATCgtggataaaagaaaaagaaagaaaaaaaaaaagaaacccacactCCTAAGCACTTCCTTGACAACTTTTGCACAGCTGCTTTTGGTGACGGTGGAACACGGAAGCTGACGTGCGAGGGAATTGTGGGCAGGTCCGATACGCTACCTAATCGAAGCCGACGGGCGGGACCATCCGGGCGGCAGCCGAAGCGACCACGCTCTCCTAGAGCCCAAGACGCGTCTTGTGGCCGTCCTGGAGCTTTCTCCTCTTGATGCTGGAGCTGGAGTAGCCCTCATCACTGCCCAGGCTCTGCATGCTTCCCCGCTCGTCCAAGTCGCTCACGCTGCTGCTGCTCCAGTCCAGGTCGCCCGTGAGATCGTCTGTGCTTTCGACGTCCACGTCGATCTCTTCTGTGGGAAGGACGAGACAGAGCGTGGTGAAGGCCTGCTTCGGAAGGGCCAAGCGACTCGGCAGGGCCCCTCCTTGGCCGCGGTGCCTAACCGCTGCAGGAGAGGACGCCTGTCCCCGCAGGCCACGCCCCTCGACTTCTCCAAGTCACGGGGGTTCTCGGCTTCCCCTCGGCTCCGCCTCTGGCAGGcggcagggggctggggaggggcctgaggatgCGGGCTCGGGGGGGCTCACCCCTGTCAGAGTCGGAGCGCTCCGAGGAGACCGTGGAGCCGGTGCTGTCCGTCCGTATCCTCTCGATGCCCAGCTGCTCCAGCTGCCTCTTCAGGTGTCGCTGCTCTCGCTGAAGCTGGTCTATTTGGTGAATGGCTTTTCTGTCACAGTCTTCAAGTTTCTGCAGGTCAAAAGGGGTAGTTGTTGAAGGGCACAGGCAGATTTCAAAATTGGTAATGACCCTGCACCTCCCTGCCTTGTGGGGAAATACGGCAGTTTTCCTCAGAAGCCATTTGCTGTGTCCCTTGTCAAGCTTCTCGCAGGGACAGGAAGCTGCCTGGCCGGTGACTCCTGTCTACATCTAACTTTTTCAGCATCGACAACACTTTGGAACCTGCACTGTCGCATGGCTTCCGGGGTGAGCTAACACTCTAGCGTCCAGCACCCCTCAACTGTGATAGTGGAAAGACTGTGGCAGGATCACCCAACCTGTTCTCCCTTGTCTGTTGTGACGCCCCAAACACCTACTCCCTGAGCTAGAGCACTGCGTGTGACGGGCGCTTAAGAAACAGACTTTCCTTTAGAAGTATGTTTATTCAAGTACGTGTCCCAATTACATAGGCGCTTTTTTTTTTGCGTCACGCCAAACCTCATTTAACTTCTGTCTGTTGGCAGGAATAATATTGCCTTTTGAAGTCCTGATTCTAAATTGTCCAAATAAGAGCTTAGAAAACACATTTCCATAGATCATTTTGATTTTACAAATCTGTTCTCTAGCTTCTCAGATAATTCTTCAGATAATTCTGAAGATTGTGTAACTGTGGTTGTTTTGCTCTAAACAGAGGTTCTTTTCCCTCCTACAACTGCTATGTACGCAAGGCTATCAACCATAATTCAAGTAACACGTGTCCAGCTATGACTCTGACTATAAGAACATGCTAAACAGTGATTTTGGCTGTGGCTCTCAGGAGTTACCCTTTGCTATTCCAGCCATATACTGAGTGCTGACTCTGTTTCAGACCCTCCGGGAGGTGCTAGAAATACAAGGTGAACACAAAGATCTGGTCCCCTCCCTTGTCCATACTCTAACAGCATGGACAGAGACAACCAAACAGCCACACAAGCCATGGTCAGGTGTCAACTGTGATAAGTGCTAAGAGAGAGAGATCCAGTAATAATAAGGACCATCTGTCACAGGAAGGAGGTGACCTAGTCAGGGAAGGTTTCCCTGCACGGTGATACCTGTGCTGAGGTCTGAAGGATGACAAGAAGTTAACTAGGTGaaaaagggaggggaaagagtACCAAGCAGAGGGAATAGCATGTACAAAGGCCCTATGGTGAGAGAGCCTGACAAGTGCAAGGGACTGAAAGAAGGGCTGAGGCAGAGAGGGGAGCCTCTGGCACAAGCTGCTGCTGCAAAGGCAGGGGACGGCCGGGTCGGGCAGGCCTGGTCATACAGTGTGTCCTGAGCcatggaagacttttttttttttttttttttgcagtacatggtctctcactgttgtggcctctcctgttgcagagcacaggctccggacgcacaggctcagcggccatggctcatgggcccagccgctccacagcatgtgggatcttcccggaccggggcacgaacccgtgtcccctgcatcggcaggcggactctcaaccactgcgccaccagggaagccccacggaAGACTTTTAAATGTGGTGACATGTTGATTTGAGCTCCGGCAGGATTGCTCTTGGGAAGCCTGGAGATTAGCTTGGAAGAGGCCTCTGAGGAGTTTACTACAGTACATGATGGACTTTGTGGAAATACAGCAGGCTGTGACATATGTAAGTCTTGGAGACACGTGGCTAAGGAGCAAGATGATCATCAGCAGCAAGGATGACCCTGACTTTCTGGCCTGTACATGAGATGGACAGTTGGATAGACAATTTAACTTCTGGCGCACAGGGGTGAGAACTACTCAGCTGGGTTCTGGACATGTTGAGTCTGTGAGTCATCCAAGACATTGACTTGGTTGGAGTTCGAGGAGTTCAGAGGAGAGAACTGTCCTGGAGACAGACATCTGCTGTCCCTCATAACAACAAACAAACCCTCCCTGGGCAGGTAAAGACAAAAAGGCATCCCAGGATGCACTTACCTTTATGTGCAATTTGGCTTTTGTTAATAAACTCAGTGTAGTGTGTCGATTTGATTCTGGACCAAGTGGCACCAGCCCCTTCAACTTTTCCAGGCATAAGCGAAGGTGGGCCCGTCTACAAAAACAAGATCATAGTAGCATTGGAGACTTTCAAAGCCAGCCGGATGTCACCCGGGAGAACAAGCTCAAACAGAGTATGAAGTCGCCCAGTCCAGTGATGGCAAATGCCACCAGTGACTTCCAGCCAAGTGGACATCTTTTGAAATTATACAACTCTGGTAAAAACCAAGGAAAAGCAAAATCCATGGTTTTCTAAAGTTAAGTCTATAATATGTATGAAGGGGTAGAGACTCATATCTACTATTTTTTAAGCACATGAATCAGGTTATCTCCAGGTTTCTGGGTTATGATGTGACCTACAGAACATCCAAGTTCAGAAAGTAATGACATGCCAGTGAGAGAATCCTTTGAACCCATACTGTTCTTTCCCCTTCCAGGACCACTAAATCACTACAACTATATCTTGCTGTATATAATATTTACCCATGTGAATGACAAATGTATATGGTTATTCATtacaactttatttgtaatagcaaagatTAAAACAACCCAACTCATCATCAATAGGGAACTGATCAAATAAagtatggtatatccatacagtggagtaCTATGCAGCtatgaaagagaatgaaaatgtaCTCTATGTACTATGAGGAAAGAACGTTCAGATATACTGTTAAGTAAAGAAAAGCCAGATACCAAACTGTGCATATAACATGCTACATCTTTGGGTAAAAgtggaggaaaaataattatctAAAGGCATGTTTTCTTGTATAACATAAAGAAAGCTTGGAATGATACATAAGAAACTAGTAACAGTGGCTGGGCAGAAAGGAGTCAGGGGCTAGTCGAACAGGGACAAGGAAAGGGGGGGAGTTTTTACTGAATAATTTGTTACACTTTTTCGTCCTTCAAC belongs to Pseudorca crassidens isolate mPseCra1 chromosome 14, mPseCra1.hap1, whole genome shotgun sequence and includes:
- the MXD1 gene encoding max dimerization protein 1 gives rise to the protein MAAAVRMNIQMLLEAADYLERREREAEHGYASMLPYNNKDRDALKRRSKSKKNNSSSRSTHNEMEKNRRAHLRLCLEKLKGLVPLGPESNRHTTLSLLTKAKLHIKKLEDCDRKAIHQIDQLQREQRHLKRQLEQLGIERIRTDSTGSTVSSERSDSDREEIDVDVESTDDLTGDLDWSSSSVSDLDERGSMQSLGSDEGYSSSSIKRRKLQDGHKTRLGL